In the Pongo abelii isolate AG06213 chromosome 2, NHGRI_mPonAbe1-v2.0_pri, whole genome shotgun sequence genome, ATTTTCTGAGTGCCCATTTGGGCAGTGGGTTTCTAGTTGTGTTTTGCTGAGACCCAGGGCTGCTGTACAGATTAAGGGTAGGACTAAGGGACATTTCAGCAAGCTGGGCTCTCTAACCCTTTTCTCCTTCTCACCCTCACCTAatctctgcatttatttattctgcaCAGGAAACCTTTcctctttgaaaaaaaagtttatattatatttaaaagtttggAGACAGTTCCATGCTTAGCAATTGTTCTAGTGAATCTAAACCTAAATGTTGATGTTCTTCCTTTATACCATTGTAGGgatctggttaaaaaaaaaaaaaaaggctctttgCACTGAAATCTTGAtcggtaatttataaaaacagtATTTGTCTATCTCTTCACCTCTCTTCTACCCTCTCTCTGGCTTATGGGAAGTTTTTAGCATCTATTTTATTTGACTACAGTATACAATACAGGATTTGGACCTGTActgtaaataataaaatctttaaatctGCAATAGATAGATTTCCCAGAGATATTTCTACTTGTATTTCTAAAGTAAAATTGTGTGCTTTTACCTttagaaatatttagaataaggGAAGTTTACCTCTACAGATTATTTATATTCATCTTCAATGTGTAGATGAAGTACCAGCCAGGATGCTGGATTAAAACTTGTAAAAACTAAAAAGTTTGGAGCTAAAACCCAATACTGCTGGGATGTGTAGCCTAAAACATAGTAGTCAGTAAATATATCATTGAGATAAACCAGTCTGAGATGCATTATATTTGTTTACCTCTTTTAACTCAGGAAGTGTCCAAAAACTGATGACAGAACCAATCTCTCCTCCCTTATAAGCACCTTTTCCTCCAGTAAACAAAAGGCCACAATTTCCCCATTTCTCTGAATTTAAAGAGCATTTTGTGGTCACTTTGACTAATCTAAATATGAATGTTTATAATGTTAAAACAGAATAATTACAACATGCTCTAGGTGGGGGGGGGCGGAATTTAAACTACAAATTTAGTGATTTTGAAATTCTAATTTCTAAACTTCCATCAGAAATATAATAATGCATTATAGTTCCTATTTCCTATGTTTTAAATAGGAAATAATTCCAGCCAGGTTGCGGTTGAATTTCTGTGTGAGTAGGTAGAATACTGTAGCATCTCTTCTCCTGAGGAATCCCTTTACTttatccattcttttctatttatttatttatttgagacaggttcttactttgtcactcaggctggagtgcagtggtgtgatcttggctcactgcaacttccgcttcctgggttcgagtgatcctcccatgcCACTGTgctcgggtaatttttgtattttgtttgtttgtttgttttgagacagagtctcattctgtcaccaggctgcagtgcagtagcgcaatctcggctcactgcaacctgcgactcgctggttcaagtgattctcctgcctcagcctcccgatcccgagtagctgggattacaggcatgcgccaccacacccagctaatttttgtatttttagtagagagtttcaccatgttggccaggatggtctcaatctcctgacctcatgatccgcccacctcagcctcccaaagtgctgggattacaggcgtgatccactgcacccggccaatttatgtattttttataaagacagggtttcgccatgtttccaggctgatctcgaactcctgagctcaagcgatctgcccgcctcagcctcccatagtgttaggattacaggcctgagccaccactcccagcctctcAATTCTTTCTTACCTCttctcaatatatatatatatattttagtgagCTGGTGCTTTATGCTTTTATGGAAATAATAGTTTCATTTTAGTCTTATTCATTGGTTATTTTATCATTTCCCTTTTACCTATTGATTGATAGTCTGTGTTTCTAGGCTCAGCTTGCCAATCGGAAACAGAAATTAGAGTCTGTGGAACTTTCTAGCCAATCAGAAATTCAACACTTAAGCAGTAAACTGGAGCGGGCTAATGACACTATCTGTGCCAATGAGTTGGAAATAGAGCGCCTCACCATGAGGGTCAATGACTTGGTTGGAACCAGTATGACTGTcctgcaggagcagcagcagaaagaagaaaaattgaggGAATCTGAAAAACTATTAGAGGTCTGTTTTAAAATCACTATAATTGGGGGAAGTGTGTGTATGAGTATTTTAAGAGAGTGTTATTAAGCTAGAACTAGGTTCTACAATCCATACTTTTTTCCCTACTTTATAAATGATGGATCAAATATTGATAGTTTTACTAATATTGTGACTGTTACATAACTTATAGTCTGACTTCCTGGCTTCTCGTGAAATAGAAAAATTGTAATAATAGCTGGCTTAGAAATTTCTGAGTATTTTGCAGGTTctgcaggaagaaaaaagaactgaaggaaaattATAATCATATTTGACTTTTTTGCAGGCTctgcaggaagaaaagagagaattgaAGGCAGCTCTTCAGTCTCAAGAAAATCTCATACATGAGGCCAGAATACAAAAGGAGAAGTTACAAGAAAAAGTAAAGGCAACTGACACTCAACATGCTGTAGAAGCTATACGGTAAATTTAATCTTAAATATTATTCATCTTAGCCACTTAATGGCTAGGTATTAAGCActaggcttatttttatttttatttttattttattttcagatagtctcctgttgcccagactggagtgcagtggtgcaatctcagctcactgcaacctcaacctcccaggttcaagtgattctctagcctcaacctcccaagtagctgggactacagatgcatgctaccacacctggctagttttttgtatttttagagacgggcattcatcatgttggctagactggtcttgaattcctaacctcaggtgatctgcccacctcagcctcccaaagtgctgggattacagttgtgagccgcGACGCCCATCCAAGCACTAGTTTTCATATTGCATAttcataattttatgtttgatcATATTGTGGATTTTCTTAATTGGCTTTAACTTCTGAGTTAGGTTTTTAAAGTGTTATAAAATTTTGTGTGATTAATTTTCTTCTGCCACTAGTTAGGGTCCCTAACAGAGACTCTCATGTTTAGAAAGTTAGAAACCAAGGTCAGTTTGCATGCTTCGTGAAAATCCAAGTGTGCAGGGAATTGTCATCCATGTCTCCTGGAGGCCTCACTTTGTTGGTGGAATAGGTCATGATTAGTAGCTGCTTATCATTAATAGCAGCCAGCCATTGGGCTAGCCCTCTTGCTTGATTTAAGTCTGGTGCACACTTTTATTTTTGCCAGAATTCTCCTGtaacttttcagtttttttggtaCAGGGTTTCAAGTGTCACTGAAGTGATTTTGCCATTTTGTCTTTTTCCCTTGAAAAATAGGCCAAATCCCAGTCAAGAAGGGAGTAAATTGCTGCTTTTTTAAGTATCACCATCTCTtgactctttctttcctctcccaatattctttttataaagcAGGAGACAAACTGAAGAGTTCCAAAGAGTTTACCAAAAATGATTGGGAAACACAAACTAGATGtgcattatttttgtttgcagaGATAAAGGCCTTAACAATCATCCTATGTCTTTCCACAGGCCACGAGAAGAATCTCCGGCAGAAAAGAAGTACACCTCTCAAGGGCAGGGGGACTTAGACAGTGTGCTCTTCCAGTTGAATTTTACCCATACTAGTGAGGACCTTCTGCAGGCAGAGGTGACTCGTCTTGAAGGCAGGTACGTAATTATACAcacatttcaaaaatttcaagttgttaaaatgaatttttgatCATCATATTGTAAATGAATGTAATAGTCAtagtaaaaaaaataagatttttttctagCATCCACAAATGGCCTaagttcttatttctttctttctttttttttttttttgagacggaatcccactctgtcacccaggctggagtgcaatggcacagtctcagtctcagctcactgcagcctccgcctcccggttcaattgattcttccgccccagcctcctgagtagctgagattacaggcgtgcaccaccatgcctggctaatttttgtatttttgtagagacggggtttcaccatgttggccaggctggtcttgaactcctgacctcaggtgatccacctgccttggcttcccaaagtgctgggattacaggcatgagtcaccgcaccctgCCCTAAGTTCTTATTTCATTGAGAAGACAGAAGCAATTAAAGGAGAACCTCTTAATCTTTCTGTCATCAAATCTACTAGTCTGCCAATACCTGTGCCTTTCTGCACTTCTGAGACCAACCACTCCACTTGTGTCCTTTTTCTGTAGTTATATCCTTTCTCTTCTACATCATCAAGTTCTTTCTGTCTGCTGAATCATATCCACTGGTATAAAATACGCTATAACATCACCCATCCGGGGGAAAAACCATCCCTTAATCCTATGTCTCCATCAAGTTATTTCCACATTTCTGTACTTCTCTTTTAGACCAAATTCTTCAAGAGTTGTCTATACTGACTCTACTTCTTTACCTTTCACCTGTTCAGCAGCCCTTCACTTAGGTTTTCCTCCCTGCCACCTCAGAAGCAGGGTAGGAAGGGGTAACAGTTGACACATGGTGATCCTCCTTTTTGTTCTGCTGTGGTGTTGTTACTTCCTTGGGTGTTAATTGAATCCTGACTAATGCTATACCATACCCACCTAAACTCTTGTCATTGTCGtacttatagatttttttttggtttttcataACCTCTCAACTTTTTGATTGGGAAGAGtgtgatattttgttttaaacacaTGAATCATGATCATTTGTACACTGACATTTTCTGCATGTAAAAGATAAAATTGCTTTTAACATGAACTGTTAACCTTTAGGCAAACAACAAGAGAAATATCATTTTACACTTTTTAGGTTATCTTTAagtaatacattttttgtttttacacttATTTCTGGTTTTGGAAACCAGTAagtattttcttacttttatctACATGTTAAATATAcaaacatgcatatacacacatattttctgCTTTATTCGTTTTGGAATACTTGGAGTACTTGAGATAGTCTTTGTTATCATTGAAGTATATGTGTACTCTTCCGTTTGACTAAAgttaagtttattatttttgacaTTGGGACAACAGTTTACATTgttattacagttttttttttattgattggctttttagtaatattttaaatgagtgaGGTGATGTTTAAGATATTGGCTGGATATTTTTTGGACATCAAGAATGTAAATTAGATAGTCCAATTTAtaggtttcaggattttggttttaAGTATGGGATCTTATTTTTGTCATACAGTTTGGAATCTGTGAGTGCAACATGTAAACAGCTGAGCCAAGAACTAATGGAAAAATATGAAGAACTGAAGAGGATGGAAGCACATAACAATGAATACAAAGCAGAGATTAAGAAGGTAAAAATCTGCATACCTAGGATTGCAAAATTGTATGTGTTTATGGACTAAGCTGTGGATTGGGAGATTATAGGGGTTATTTTTAATGAGAGAAAAATGTAGTTCAAGGGACTACTTGATATTTAGGAGTGGAAGAGTTCGTGGAATGTGCACAGGAAAAGTGCCTTCTTTCTCTGGCATCGCCCCtgatgcccaataaatatttttaagataattgaAGGCTGTCCCCTTTGAActcaaaaactttattttaaacatgttttgaTGAAAAGTTTTCTAAAAGACATACAACTTTGTTGCTTGCAAAAAAATATGAACTGTcacttaatattttcttattgccTAAAGATAGTATTTATGTATTGTCTCCTGTGCTATGATGTAGTTAGTATCCTTGTCAGCTATTGAGGTATGCAGAGCTGTTTGTGTCTATATGAATGGGCCCTAACTGTCCTATttgttgatttgtattttttgttacttCTTTAAGATTACTTCTAGCTCCTTTCTTCCTCTGGTTCTATTTGTTATCCTGTGGACCAAGATACCATATGAGCAAAACTTTTAGATTCAcaactaaaaaaaagaatgaaggtcaCAAGTACTGTCCTCTAAATTGTGTGCATGGACGTTGATTCTGGTCCTCAGCACTTGAATAACCCATCTCTCCCTGTTTTGAGGTATAATAAATGATTGTAGGTATAACCACCTGACCTTCAGTACAGATATGCAACTTGGTAAATTGCTAATTTTTCTGCAGATTTAATTTAGGAGAAATTTAATGTCTTGAGATAAGGTGAACTTTTATTAGCTAGTAACATATTGTTCTATCTAAATGCTTTCTCTTAACTTTTGGtgctttcttttctgctttataGTTGAAAGAACAGATTTTACAGGGTGAACAAAGTTACAGTTCTGCACTAGAAGGAATGAAGATGGAAATCTCCCATCTAACTCAGGAGTTACATCAGCGAGATATCACTATTGCTTCCACCAAAGGTTCTTCCTCAGACATGGAAAAGCGACTCAGAGCAGAGATGCAAAAGGCAGAAGACAAAGCAGTAGAGCATAAGGTGAAGCCTGAACAAAACCttttttaagtttgaaatttgttttaaaggTGGAGTTGATTAAAGAtgtaattttcataatatttaattCAGTGAATTTTTATTAGATACGTGCTTTGAGCTGAGAGTATGCTGGTTAGCAAAGAGTTTAGTGAGTATGGTGGGGAGGTGAGAGTAGACACAAGTAAAGTGACTGTGTCAGTGGTGTATGGTGAGAGTCACTAGAGATCACAAGCAGCCTGAATCTAGACCACTCGCTGCAAAGGCCTTCCAGAAGGTGTGATAGCAAAGCTAAGTTAGGAGCGAGCTGGGTGATGGGGAGGAAAGGTGTTTCAGGCACAGGAAAATACAGAGGTCTCTAAGAGAGAGTAGAACACGCTCGCTGTGGTTGAAACTAGAGTACAAGTGGGATGAGTGGAAGGTATGAGACTGGAAAGCAGGGACTGGCTGCTGAAGGGCTCTGTTAGCCACATAAAGGAGTTATACTGTGACCTTGAGGTCAGTAGGGAATGGCTGCAAGCAGGAGTAAAATTCAGTGGTCCTTAAATGGAGAATAAGCAGGGAGACAGAGCACCCAGATGCTGTTACAGTGGTAAGATGGTGGCCTGAGCAGTGggcaagggagggagagggaaatggatgaattctGGAGATACTAGGCTGGTAAAAATGACTGGGCATTGTATTTGATTGGCAGGGAGGGTGAGGTAGGCAGAGTTAAGGAATGGTGTTCCACAGGATTTAAACTTAGGCAACTGATGGAAAGTGATGCTCTTTAATGAAATAGATAAAAGACAGGGAGCAAGTTTGGTGAAGGATGATAAATTTGTGTGAAAAGTACACAGACTGGGGAAACTGGTGGAGAGGACATTGGTTTGACACATTTGTTTGGAATAAAGGCTGGAACTTTGTATGGGTAATAGTCAATTCCACAGAAGGCCTGGAGTTGAAGATTAAAATCAGGATTAGGCATTTAGCTGTGGCTGTCCTTTCTTCATGGTGACATTTGAAACCCCCTGAGAGACTTAATGATTATAGTGAGAAAGCATAGCGTAAGAAGAGAAGTGACTCAAACCAAACCTAGGATACTTCCCATTTAGCGTAAAAAAGATGTTGGAATGAAGCTTAAAAAAAGGAGCAGTGAGGAGGGAAATCAGATAGTTTTTGCCAAGccaaggaaagaaggaatattttcaaatggGAATGGTCAAGCACAAAAGCTAAGGGTAATGAGAACTGAATATAAGTTATTATTTTGCGAATAAAGTACAATTCCACGTGACGTTGCAGGTAGAAGCCAAATTGGAGGAGGCCAGCACAGGAGAATGGGTAGGGATTTAAGGGGTTCAGTGGATTGAAACTTTGCTGCTTTGTCACCTGATTTATCCTATTAGAATGATATCTTCATCCCATTCATGTTCATTCACCTTAATAACAccttaaaaatctttttagaaagtccatatatatacacacacacacacacacacacgtatatatgtgtatatatataaatatgtatatgtatatatataaatgaagaaTATGACTTAGCCTAATGAAAATTCCATGTGGAAAAATTTTGTAAGATGCATTTGATTtacatgttatatttattttttttctgctttcccctTTTCAGGAGATTTTGGATCAGCTGGAGTCACTCAAATTAGAAAATCGTCATCTTTCTGAAATGGTGATGAAATTGGAATTGGGTTTACATGAGGTACATAAATAGAAACTTAAGTTTTTCTACTATCCAAGCCTTCAAAAAAAttactttgtaaatatttacattataaagAGAGAGTTAAGATCAACTTAGATCcttttgcagaaattttctcaaagaaaatgaAGGTAAAACAATGCTGGAAGTGAGCAAAATATgactctgcactccagcagcaggaagggtttttgtttgtttgtttgtttgtttttttgagacggggtttcactcttgttacccaggctggagtgcaatggcgtgatcttggctcaccacaacctccacctcctgggttcaagtgatgctcctgcctcagcctcctgagtaactgggatcacaggcatgtgccaccacacctggctgattttgtattttcagtagagacggggtttctccatgttggtcaggctggtctcgaactcccaatctcaggtgatctgcccgcctcagcctcccaaagtgctgggattacaggcatgagccaccatgctcggccaggaaggtatttttttatattatgtatgtgATAAAATTTACCTACAATCTGTGTTCTTAGTTGGAAGAATGTATATGAAGGACTTAACATAGTACATAGTACCTGGCACTTAGTAAGTATGCAATACATCCTAGATGGtggtattattactattattattgttaatgatTATTATGTTTGTTATCTTTTTAGAAAGTatattgtctttaaaataatttaattttaattttatttctacaagatattcacataataaaatattttagaatctttTATATTCAAGGACTTTTAGTAGGTGCCATAATGAACACAGGCTGAATAAGATAGCATTCTTGCCTTTAAGAGAGATTTTAGATCAGCTGCAATTACTCAAATTACTCTAGCCTTTAAGAGACTAGAGAAATCTAGTAGCAAGGGTAAGAAATGCATACAAGCTTCTGTGAAACCAGAGAGAACATGATTAGCCAACAGTGAATTACAGTATAGATGCTCTTTTAACTGTTTTGTTACAAAATTCCTATAATTTGCAAAATGACTCATCTATTCTGACCCATCTTTTCTTGGTGTAGGTCAGATGtctgaaaattttataaatgcttTTTTCCTGAATTTCCAGAGAGTATTCCTCCAAAAAGATACATAGTTCCAACATGCTCCCTGTTTGCTCTGAAAAGTTCTAATTTCACAATCCAGGATTGTGGATACTGGGGTGGAAGAACATGCAAAGGACTATTATAGAGTACTTTATTTCAACTGGAAAAATGGGGGACTATTTTTGTAATCTTTGAGAAGGGTAAGATTCTCCAAACATTATGACGCCATAGAGGATTTTACAACATAAAAATGTGAAGTTTCTGGATGGTAAAAGGCCCTATTAAAAAAGACTAATACGGAGAAAACAGTTTATAATCAGACAAAAGGTTAatgtaaattattaatatataaaaattcccTACAAAGATAATAAGGAAAAGATAATCcagtagaaaaataggcaaaggatgtAGATAGATACCTCACAGAATTAATATAAATATCTAGTAAACAAAGAAAACTGTTCAACTTCtctaataaagcaaaataaatagacATTCTTTTACTAATTGGTTTGATAATAACCTTTAAAAACTAATATATAGCCAGTGTTAGAAAGATGTAAGGAAACAGACTTATTGCACTGTCAATGAGAAAGTGAATTGATACGGCCTTTCTAGAGGACAGCTTAGCAATATCCATCAAATGCATAAATAACGTATAGCCTCTAAATTCCTGGGTCATGTGTGTTTCTGATTTTGATAGTCCTTGCTGAATTGTTTTCAGAATGGTCTTACCTTTTACATTCCCATAGAAACCATTCTCTAGGAGCAAATGTGCATAAAATGGTCATTGAAGTATTGTTTGCAGTAtccaaaattttgaaataaactaaatatttatttcaatggttaatttgtgattttataaatattacgCTGTCATTGAAGGTGGCAGATGAAAATACTCATCTGATCTTGCTCTATCCTCAAATCCCTCTAAAACTATCATgaaaggatttatttttaaagcacaaacCCATGAGGTTGGTAATAATAGGAGAGGAGACAATAGCTAAACATTTTGTAagggggaaggtgggaaggagggaaggaaggaaggaagggagggaacttGATATCCCCTAATAAAGTCAATACTAAGCCAGTAGTGGAGAGCTCTAAGAACTAAACTGATTTACACCACAGAATTCTGTAAAGGCTTAGGATTCAGCAGTACTTGGTTGAGAGACTCTTATCTTATGCAGTGATTATCTGTTCATATTTAAGAATTGAGAACTCTCAGGGGAACTTAAGCCAGACCATGACCAGAGATGCTGTTCAGCTTAATTTCTCCTGAAACTTCCGGCTATCAATAATAGTGGTAATACTGTTCTTTCTTTACACAGCTAGATGTGTGCTTGCTACTCAGTTTTCATATTACCTTTCATATTCATTTATCTGTAGtaattgtttataaaataataacttagagaaatttttaaaacatacctGAACGAAGGTAagcattatcattttttaataagTATGTTTAATGACATCAGACATCAAACTGGTGAAAAGCTTGTCAGCAGTTTAAGCTTTCTCTAGTTTTGAAATTACATACAGTGTGAATATGTTGTACATATTATGAAGAATAATTATTAGAAAATGCCCTTTTGCATTTTACCATGTAGGAAGCTGAAGTTACTTGTACAAATGAATGTTTGGGTTAAACgtctattttaataaattacctaATTAATAATGAAAACAGCAGCTCTGATAAATTACTTACcatgttttaaaaactgttaataGTTTCATTTTAACTCATATGTCCTGCAGATGTTCTTCTCTGATATTTTATCTGGCATTGACAACTTGTTGAAAGATTTTGTAGCTCATAGTCACTACTTGTACACAGATAGTTCACaggtatattttaaagtttatgtttttgttagGAAAATTACGTTTGTCAGACCACTCTTGACCAGCTtactttcagaatttttttttgtttgtttt is a window encoding:
- the CEP63 gene encoding centrosomal protein of 63 kDa, which gives rise to MEALLEGIQNRGHGGGFLTSCEAELQELMKQIDIMVAHKKSEWEGRTHALETCLKIREQELKSLRSQLDVTHKEVGMLHQQVEEHEKIKQEMTMEYKQELKKLHEELGILKRSYEKLQKKQMREFRGNTKNHREDRSEIERLTAKIEEFRQKSLDWEKQRLIYQQQVSSLEAQRKALAEQSEIIQAQLANRKQKLESVELSSQSEIQHLSSKLERANDTICANELEIERLTMRVNDLVGTSMTVLQEQQQKEEKLRESEKLLEALQEEKRELKAALQSQENLIHEARIQKEKLQEKVKATDTQHAVEAIRPREESPAEKKYTSQGQGDLDSVLFQLNFTHTSEDLLQAEVTRLEGSLESVSATCKQLSQELMEKYEELKRMEAHNNEYKAEIKKLKEQILQGEQSYSSALEGMKMEISHLTQELHQRDITIASTKGSSSDMEKRLRAEMQKAEDKAVEHKEILDQLESLKLENRHLSEMVMKLELGLHECSLPVSPLGSIATRFLEEEELRSHHILERLDAHIEELKRESEKTVRQFTALK